In Thermodesulfovibrionia bacterium, one DNA window encodes the following:
- a CDS encoding YceH family protein, which yields MDIQLDSIEVRILASLIEKKITTPDYYPLTLNSLTAACCQKSNRNPVVSFDEKTVVRGIERLQDKGLVEKIYKADSRVPKYQHLFTERFKFNERDIAILCELMLRGGQTPGELRSRAGRMCSFTGLEEVEDVLTGLMDRDEPVVTKLQRQFGRKEQRYMHLFSGIIEQEEAGCKMPMEPAAVMVMEEDERIASLESKVESLSKDFEALKKAFNDFIVEFK from the coding sequence ATGGATATTCAACTTGATAGCATAGAAGTACGGATACTGGCTTCTTTGATTGAGAAGAAGATAACCACTCCTGATTACTATCCTTTGACACTGAATTCGTTAACCGCTGCATGCTGTCAGAAGTCCAACCGGAATCCTGTTGTCTCTTTTGATGAGAAGACAGTTGTGAGGGGGATTGAAAGGCTTCAGGATAAAGGGCTTGTTGAGAAGATATATAAGGCAGATAGCAGGGTTCCCAAGTACCAGCACTTATTTACAGAGAGATTTAAATTTAATGAGAGGGATATTGCGATACTTTGTGAACTTATGCTCAGGGGCGGGCAGACCCCGGGTGAGTTACGCAGCCGTGCCGGACGTATGTGCAGTTTCACAGGGTTAGAAGAGGTCGAGGATGTATTAACTGGTCTGATGGATCGTGATGAACCTGTTGTCACCAAACTTCAGAGGCAGTTCGGCAGAAAAGAGCAGAGATATATGCATCTTTTCTCAGGGATTATTGAGCAGGAAGAAGCCGGATGTAAAATGCCGATGGAGCCGGCAGCGGTCATGGTTATGGAGGAAGATGAGCGCATTGCAAGCCTTGAGAGTAAGGTGGAGTCCCTGTCAAAAGATTTTGAGGCGCTAAAAAAAGCCTTTAATGATTTCATTGTTGAATTTAAATGA
- the fabD gene encoding ACP S-malonyltransferase: MKIAIVFPGQGSQFVGMGKDLYDNFEEARAVYKEASDALGYDVAGLSFNGPEEELNKTFRTQPALLTASYAAFVILKNKGVNPVFMAGHSLGEYTTLPASGIISFKETVKLTEKRGQFMQEAVPEGKGLMAAILGLERAQVDEICASVKSGYVSPANYNSPGQIVIAGEKAAVEEAMNIAKEAGAKRALPLAVSVPSHCQMMSPASKRLSELLNTLEFQMPQIPIINNADAKILNDPAEIKDSLVRQLNSPLLWEDTVKLMVENGVDTIIEVGPKNVLTGLIKRIDKDVKTLNAGDAKGIEEAIGILS; encoded by the coding sequence ATGAAGATAGCTATTGTATTTCCGGGGCAGGGTTCCCAGTTTGTCGGGATGGGAAAAGACCTTTATGATAATTTTGAAGAGGCGAGGGCGGTCTACAAAGAAGCATCTGATGCGCTTGGATATGATGTAGCCGGCCTCAGTTTCAATGGCCCTGAAGAAGAACTCAATAAGACATTCCGCACACAGCCCGCGCTCCTGACAGCAAGTTATGCGGCATTTGTTATTCTGAAAAATAAAGGCGTTAATCCTGTTTTTATGGCAGGACACAGCCTTGGTGAATATACTACACTCCCTGCTTCAGGAATTATCTCTTTTAAGGAAACAGTAAAGCTCACGGAGAAGAGGGGGCAGTTCATGCAGGAGGCGGTGCCTGAGGGCAAGGGGCTGATGGCAGCTATCCTCGGGCTTGAAAGGGCGCAGGTGGATGAAATTTGCGCTTCAGTTAAAAGCGGATATGTATCTCCTGCAAACTACAACTCTCCGGGGCAGATAGTTATTGCAGGCGAGAAAGCGGCTGTTGAGGAGGCGATGAACATTGCGAAAGAGGCGGGCGCAAAGCGTGCCTTGCCGCTTGCGGTGTCAGTTCCCTCGCACTGTCAGATGATGAGCCCAGCTTCCAAAAGGCTATCAGAATTATTGAATACTCTGGAATTCCAAATGCCTCAGATTCCTATCATTAATAATGCGGATGCAAAGATACTGAATGATCCTGCCGAGATAAAAGATTCGCTTGTAAGACAGCTCAACAGCCCGCTTTTATGGGAAGATACTGTCAAGCTGATGGTTGAGAACGGGGTTGATACAATTATTGAAGTCGGGCCAAAGAACGTGCTTACAGGCCTCATAAAAAGGATTGATAAAGATGTGAAGACGCTGAATGCGGGTGATGCAAAGGGTATTGAAGAGGCTATTGGCATATTGTCTTAA
- a CDS encoding general secretion pathway protein GspB translates to MSFILDGLKKLEENRNRDAVPNLLTVHTPEFQKTKKRPVWPYFIFAVLVLNAFLISIWLGIWAPEEKVSVKQTELIKEETAVNLKQLVPEVTTANEARTQKQDLIIKENTAVKDKESIKTTTAAVHKNNEDKKQIDIEKASSESFSLIEQEDTAENKSQSEPSDKIFELSELPLNIRQGLPVISISAHIYSNNPSSRLVNINGSIIHEGDNVTPELGVDEITMNGVILKYRGYRFSMRGL, encoded by the coding sequence ATGTCATTCATTCTTGATGGATTAAAAAAGCTTGAAGAGAACCGCAACAGGGATGCAGTTCCTAATCTTCTGACCGTTCATACTCCTGAATTTCAAAAAACCAAAAAACGCCCTGTCTGGCCATATTTTATTTTTGCGGTCCTCGTCCTGAACGCTTTTCTGATATCGATATGGCTTGGGATATGGGCACCTGAAGAAAAAGTTTCAGTTAAACAGACTGAGTTAATAAAAGAAGAGACAGCCGTAAATCTGAAGCAGTTAGTTCCTGAAGTCACTACTGCTAATGAAGCGCGCACTCAAAAACAGGATCTCATAATAAAAGAAAATACTGCTGTTAAAGATAAAGAATCGATCAAGACAACTACAGCTGCCGTGCATAAGAACAATGAAGACAAAAAGCAAATTGATATCGAAAAGGCATCGTCTGAGTCTTTTTCTTTAATAGAGCAGGAAGACACAGCTGAGAACAAGTCCCAGTCTGAACCTTCAGATAAGATATTTGAGCTTAGCGAACTGCCCCTGAACATAAGGCAGGGCCTTCCGGTCATTTCTATCTCAGCCCATATATATTCCAACAATCCGTCATCAAGGCTGGTGAACATTAACGGCAGTATTATTCATGAAGGCGATAATGTAACTCCTGAGCTTGGGGTAGATGAAATCACCATGAATGGTGTAATATTGAAATATCGAGGATATCGCTTCAGCATGCGGGGGCTTTAG
- a CDS encoding PilZ domain-containing protein, giving the protein MQERRKSKRIMDGFEGELLCCDTSYPGMILNLSEHGLHFVTATVKHVKDFTKETIVEIFLRLPSSKPINLVCKVIWFSDKATNHGETFTLGLELINPPQKYTEFAISIK; this is encoded by the coding sequence ATGCAAGAACGAAGAAAGAGCAAAAGAATAATGGACGGATTTGAAGGCGAACTCCTGTGCTGCGACACCAGCTACCCTGGGATGATTCTTAACCTTTCAGAACACGGGCTTCACTTTGTTACCGCTACTGTAAAACACGTCAAAGACTTTACCAAAGAGACCATTGTGGAGATTTTTCTCAGGCTGCCGTCATCAAAGCCAATTAACCTGGTCTGCAAGGTAATATGGTTCAGCGATAAGGCCACTAATCATGGCGAGACATTCACACTTGGACTGGAACTGATCAACCCGCCTCAGAAATACACAGAGTTTGCAATATCAATTAAATAG
- a CDS encoding cold-shock protein, whose amino-acid sequence MINGTVKWFNESKGFGFISREDGSDVFVHYSTIQGDGFKTLAEGDAVSFEIEESSKGPKAINVTAL is encoded by the coding sequence ATGATTAATGGAACAGTAAAGTGGTTCAACGAATCAAAAGGCTTTGGCTTTATCTCAAGAGAAGACGGCAGTGACGTATTTGTTCACTATTCGACTATTCAAGGTGATGGATTCAAGACCCTTGCAGAAGGCGATGCAGTCAGCTTTGAGATCGAAGAAAGCTCAAAAGGCCCTAAGGCTATCAATGTTACAGCACTGTAA
- a CDS encoding heavy metal-associated domain-containing protein: MSDSIREMKLMADGITCTSCAGDMEGILTEIPGIVDVSVSFADDSVVIKYDPVVINRKDVYAAVRKLGFPLKIVSET, encoded by the coding sequence ATGTCTGACAGCATAAGAGAGATGAAGTTAATGGCTGACGGGATCACCTGCACCTCATGCGCCGGTGATATGGAGGGGATACTGACTGAGATCCCCGGGATCGTTGATGTATCAGTAAGTTTTGCGGATGATTCTGTTGTAATAAAATATGACCCCGTCGTGATCAACAGGAAAGATGTCTATGCCGCTGTGCGTAAACTCGGGTTCCCTCTTAAGATAGTTTCAGAAACATAG
- a CDS encoding restriction endonuclease translates to MLILFGYFQDYLRSLTDLALDFWYIVPIITAVLAAKIILDQWTEHKLSRSSINDFDSKEIGDFISHLNDIVVRLGYIIEWVNHKDDHEVNMLIVKNGVKVLFRAVRNQGKIGWKPIQESLNAMRFHECHELIMVTNKYFTFRAREFAEENGVVLWDRDELIKNLFDTKEEAAFEFETSETYTAGNGFIGAQHVLSMDEYLSKKCGVCGNDVNKEDIQFCNDNSMMLKGGVYCNEHRKGVK, encoded by the coding sequence ATGTTGATCTTGTTTGGTTATTTTCAAGACTATTTGCGTTCCCTGACAGACCTGGCCTTGGATTTTTGGTATATAGTTCCGATCATTACTGCTGTATTGGCTGCTAAAATTATTCTTGATCAATGGACAGAGCATAAATTGTCCAGGTCATCCATTAATGATTTTGATTCAAAGGAGATTGGCGATTTTATAAGTCATCTTAATGATATTGTTGTCAGGCTAGGATATATAATTGAATGGGTAAATCATAAAGATGATCATGAAGTAAATATGCTTATAGTTAAGAATGGTGTTAAGGTATTGTTTCGGGCTGTAAGGAATCAAGGCAAGATAGGATGGAAGCCGATACAGGAATCATTGAATGCCATGAGGTTTCATGAGTGTCATGAACTTATCATGGTTACTAATAAGTACTTTACATTCAGAGCCAGGGAGTTTGCTGAAGAGAATGGTGTTGTATTATGGGACAGGGATGAACTCATAAAGAATCTTTTTGATACCAAAGAAGAGGCTGCTTTTGAGTTTGAAACTTCTGAAACTTATACGGCCGGGAATGGTTTTATCGGAGCTCAACATGTGTTGTCTATGGATGAATACTTATCAAAGAAATGCGGGGTATGCGGCAATGATGTAAATAAGGAAGATATTCAGTTTTGTAATGACAACTCCATGATGCTTAAAGGCGGAGTTTACTGTAATGAACACAGAAAAGGAGTGAAATAA
- a CDS encoding AAA family ATPase — protein MYNKYFGFEEQPFSIAPDPRYLYMSEQHRESLAHLVYGFNSDGGFVLLTGEVGTGKTTVCRCLLEQVPDNSSIALVINPKLTVNELLATICDEFGIKYPSGNTSLKVFIDLINEYLCEAHAKNKKVVLIIDEAQNLSAEVLEQLRLLTNLETNKRKLLQIILLGQPELRDKLGQPELRQLSQRIIARYHLGPLSKKDLGAYVTHRISVAGLEDELFPSSTIDRLYILSRGIPRIINLLCDRALLGTFTQGKHKVSSRILNIAAKEVLETPKFKHGISTTMLVAALILTAFSLVSASAYFYYMTAKKSSAISVIPDTKATDQAHVNVLDKLKWPDTIPIKQSKETAYRSVFSIWGITYSDDNSIPPCQQAQSKGLRCLKGLGSMESIRTLNLPVILTLHNEAGEEYYATLITLTKDIGSLNVGGRNIEASVKDIESQWLGDYTLLWKTPPEYSGDIKPGDKGVLVKWLDTHLAVINNRKPVQGDVITYDNALVNELKKFQLAEGLVPDGIAGAQTIIHLNTATAEEMPTLTGGIKKN, from the coding sequence ATGTATAACAAATATTTCGGATTTGAAGAACAGCCCTTTTCTATCGCGCCTGACCCACGCTACCTTTACATGAGCGAGCAGCACCGTGAGTCCCTCGCGCATTTGGTCTACGGGTTTAACAGCGACGGCGGTTTTGTCCTGCTTACCGGAGAGGTCGGAACCGGCAAGACAACGGTCTGCCGCTGCCTTCTTGAGCAGGTCCCTGACAACTCATCCATTGCGCTTGTCATCAACCCGAAACTGACTGTCAACGAATTGCTGGCAACGATATGTGATGAATTCGGCATTAAATACCCTTCAGGCAATACAAGCTTAAAAGTCTTTATTGACCTCATTAATGAATACCTGTGTGAAGCCCATGCAAAAAACAAAAAGGTCGTCCTTATCATTGATGAGGCGCAGAATCTGAGCGCTGAAGTGCTGGAGCAGTTAAGGCTGCTGACAAATCTCGAGACAAACAAGAGAAAACTGCTCCAGATAATCCTTCTTGGACAGCCCGAACTTCGCGACAAGCTCGGACAGCCGGAATTGCGGCAGCTTTCGCAAAGGATAATCGCCAGATACCACCTGGGCCCTCTTTCAAAAAAAGACCTGGGCGCATATGTTACTCACCGCATCTCTGTTGCAGGACTGGAAGATGAGCTTTTCCCTTCTTCAACAATTGACAGGCTGTATATCCTGAGCAGAGGAATTCCCCGCATTATTAATCTGTTGTGCGACAGGGCCCTATTAGGAACATTCACCCAGGGGAAACATAAGGTGAGCAGCAGGATACTCAACATAGCTGCAAAAGAAGTGCTGGAGACGCCGAAGTTCAAACATGGAATATCTACAACAATGCTTGTTGCAGCCTTGATACTTACAGCATTCAGCCTTGTCTCTGCGTCGGCTTATTTTTACTATATGACCGCCAAAAAATCATCGGCCATATCAGTAATACCTGATACAAAAGCCACTGATCAAGCACATGTGAATGTGTTGGATAAACTGAAATGGCCGGACACTATCCCGATAAAACAAAGTAAGGAGACAGCTTACAGATCAGTATTCAGTATATGGGGAATAACATACAGCGATGATAACAGCATCCCTCCCTGCCAGCAGGCACAATCGAAGGGGCTCAGATGCCTCAAAGGGCTGGGAAGCATGGAGAGCATCCGCACCTTGAACCTGCCAGTGATACTGACACTTCACAATGAAGCAGGAGAAGAGTATTATGCAACCCTCATAACACTCACTAAAGATATCGGCTCATTAAATGTTGGAGGCCGCAACATTGAAGCATCTGTCAAGGATATTGAATCACAGTGGCTCGGAGACTATACGCTGCTATGGAAGACCCCGCCTGAATATAGCGGTGATATAAAGCCGGGGGATAAAGGCGTTTTGGTAAAATGGCTTGATACGCATCTGGCTGTGATCAATAACAGAAAGCCGGTTCAGGGAGATGTTATCACTTATGACAATGCCCTTGTTAACGAATTAAAAAAGTTTCAGCTTGCTGAAGGGCTGGTGCCTGACGGGATAGCCGGTGCACAGACGATCATCCACCTTAATACTGCAACTGCTGAAGAAATGCCGACACTTACAGGAGGCATTAAGAAAAACTAA
- a CDS encoding CusA/CzcA family heavy metal efflux RND transporter — protein sequence MIAKIIEYSARNKFIIFLMVAFLCVWGYWALKNTPLDAIPDLSDTQVIVYTEWPGRSPDLVEDQITYPITSTLLATPKVQVVRGFSFLGSSFIYVIFEEGTDIYWARSRILEYIQSVKNKLPQDVNPVLGPDATSLGWGFSYALVDETKTHDLSQLRSMQDYNIKLSLESVQGVSQVASIGGFVKQYQVNIDPNRLLAYNVPLMNVMEAIRRSNKDVEGRVLEFSGIEYMVRGRGYIKDISDLQNIAVGTNGIGTPVFLRDIATVQLGPEIRRGLADLDGKGEVAGGIVVVRFGENVLSVIERVKDKIAKDIQPSLPKGVKIVTTYDRTDLIHRSIDTLKEEIIKLSIAVSVVCIIFLFHLPSALVVILTLPLAIIISFICMHYLGVTSNIMSLGGIAIAIGAMVDASIIMVENAHKKLEEWENTPHIPPLPRGDTEGLKSVPLQTRTDVIIEAAKEVGPSLFFSLLVITVGFLPVFTLQEQAGRLFKPLAYTKTFAMLFSSFLAITLTPVLMTLFIRGKIRPEEKNPIVHFLGKLYRPRVAFSLRFSKSIIVFSLIIVLITGGIFILPMFGITPVPSLKLGNEFMPPLYEGSLFYMPVTVPGASVSEVSKLLILQDKLLKEIPEVAQVFGKAGRAETATDPAPLEMFETVINLKPESEWRPGMTVERLKNEMNDALNIPGVANSFTMPIKARIDMLATGIRTPVGVKVLGPNIEIIEKIGLDVENAVRNISGTRSAYAERLTTGYFLDIKPKREEIARYGLSMDDVNNIIASALGGMNLTTTVEGRERYSVNVRYMRELRNDVDKIRRILIPVMNSRQPEVSGQQSAMSGSQVLQIPLGEIADIEIIKGPTAIKSEEGLLASYVYIDFSGRDVGGYVEEAKQKVSEAVKLPEGYRLEWSGEYEYIVKMHERLKMVIPLTLLIILVLLYMNTKSWIKTMIVMLAVPFSLVGSFWFLYFLDYNMSIAVWVGIIALAGLDAETGVVMLLYLDLSYEQWKKEGKMNNIADLKDSIMHGAVKRIRPKLMTVFVILAGLIPIMFSHGAGSDIMKRIAAPMIGGVVTSEILELTIYPAIYLLWKRRKFKV from the coding sequence ATGATCGCAAAAATAATCGAATACAGCGCGAGGAACAAGTTCATCATTTTTCTGATGGTTGCCTTTCTCTGCGTGTGGGGATACTGGGCATTAAAGAATACGCCGCTTGACGCCATACCGGATCTGAGCGATACGCAGGTCATCGTGTATACGGAATGGCCCGGCAGGAGCCCTGACCTTGTAGAAGACCAGATAACCTATCCGATAACATCCACGCTTCTCGCAACGCCAAAGGTGCAGGTGGTGCGTGGCTTCTCATTTCTGGGCAGCTCTTTTATCTATGTAATATTTGAAGAAGGGACTGATATCTATTGGGCAAGAAGCCGCATACTCGAGTACATTCAATCGGTCAAGAACAAACTTCCCCAGGATGTTAATCCCGTCTTAGGGCCTGATGCAACAAGCCTTGGTTGGGGTTTCAGTTACGCATTGGTGGATGAGACTAAGACGCATGACCTGTCTCAGCTCCGATCCATGCAGGATTACAACATCAAGCTCTCGCTCGAAAGCGTTCAGGGCGTGTCGCAGGTTGCGAGCATAGGCGGGTTTGTAAAACAGTATCAGGTAAACATCGACCCCAACAGGCTGCTCGCTTATAACGTTCCTCTGATGAATGTAATGGAAGCCATCCGAAGGAGCAACAAAGATGTTGAGGGCAGGGTGCTGGAGTTCTCAGGCATTGAGTACATGGTGAGGGGACGGGGATATATCAAAGATATTTCGGATCTGCAGAACATAGCGGTAGGCACTAACGGTATCGGAACGCCGGTCTTTCTCCGCGATATTGCGACCGTTCAGCTCGGCCCGGAGATACGGAGAGGGCTTGCAGACCTTGACGGAAAGGGCGAGGTTGCAGGCGGTATTGTTGTTGTGCGTTTTGGCGAGAATGTACTGAGCGTAATCGAACGTGTAAAAGATAAGATCGCAAAAGATATCCAGCCGAGCCTTCCCAAAGGCGTGAAGATAGTCACCACCTACGACAGGACGGACCTTATACACCGCTCCATTGACACGCTGAAAGAGGAGATAATAAAACTTTCCATAGCTGTGAGTGTGGTTTGCATCATATTCCTTTTCCACCTGCCGAGCGCGTTAGTGGTCATCTTAACTCTGCCGCTTGCTATCATTATCTCTTTTATCTGTATGCATTACCTCGGCGTGACCTCGAACATTATGAGCCTCGGCGGTATCGCAATCGCGATCGGAGCAATGGTTGACGCCTCGATCATCATGGTTGAGAATGCGCATAAGAAATTGGAAGAGTGGGAAAACACCCCCCATATTCCCCCCTTGCCAAGGGGGGACACAGAGGGGTTAAAGAGCGTACCCCTCCAAACCAGAACCGATGTGATCATCGAAGCTGCAAAAGAGGTCGGGCCGTCGCTCTTCTTTTCTCTGCTTGTTATCACTGTAGGCTTTCTGCCTGTATTCACACTTCAGGAACAGGCTGGCAGGCTCTTTAAGCCACTTGCATATACCAAGACATTTGCAATGCTCTTTTCGTCCTTCCTCGCCATCACACTTACGCCTGTACTTATGACGCTCTTTATAAGAGGGAAGATAAGACCGGAGGAAAAGAATCCCATTGTACATTTTCTTGGCAAGCTGTACAGGCCAAGGGTGGCATTCTCCCTGAGGTTCAGCAAGAGCATTATCGTCTTCTCTCTGATAATCGTTCTTATTACAGGCGGTATATTCATACTGCCGATGTTCGGAATCACGCCTGTTCCTTCTCTTAAACTTGGAAATGAATTCATGCCCCCGCTCTATGAAGGCTCGCTCTTCTATATGCCGGTGACTGTGCCCGGCGCTTCTGTCTCAGAGGTCTCAAAGCTTCTTATATTGCAGGACAAGTTATTGAAAGAGATTCCGGAGGTTGCACAGGTATTTGGAAAGGCAGGGCGCGCTGAGACAGCCACAGACCCGGCTCCTCTTGAGATGTTTGAGACGGTAATTAATCTGAAGCCTGAGTCTGAGTGGCGGCCGGGCATGACTGTTGAAAGGCTTAAGAACGAGATGAATGACGCGCTCAATATACCGGGAGTGGCGAACTCCTTTACTATGCCGATCAAGGCGAGGATAGATATGCTCGCAACAGGCATCAGGACACCTGTAGGCGTAAAAGTTCTCGGGCCAAATATAGAGATCATAGAAAAGATCGGGCTTGATGTTGAGAACGCGGTAAGGAATATTTCAGGTACACGGAGCGCCTATGCAGAGAGATTAACCACAGGTTATTTTCTGGACATTAAACCAAAGCGTGAGGAGATCGCCCGCTATGGTTTGTCAATGGATGATGTGAACAATATCATAGCAAGCGCATTAGGCGGAATGAACCTTACAACTACTGTTGAAGGCAGAGAGCGATATTCGGTCAATGTCAGGTATATGCGCGAACTGAGAAACGATGTTGATAAGATAAGACGGATACTTATACCTGTGATGAACAGCCGGCAGCCGGAAGTCAGCGGCCAACAGTCAGCTATGAGCGGTTCACAAGTTTTACAAATTCCTCTCGGTGAGATTGCTGACATTGAAATTATTAAAGGCCCGACAGCCATCAAGAGCGAGGAAGGCCTGCTCGCCTCGTATGTGTACATCGATTTCTCAGGCCGTGATGTCGGCGGTTATGTTGAGGAGGCAAAACAGAAGGTTTCAGAGGCGGTCAAACTTCCCGAAGGATACAGGCTTGAGTGGAGCGGAGAATATGAATACATCGTAAAGATGCACGAACGGCTCAAAATGGTAATTCCTCTTACTCTGCTCATCATATTGGTGCTGCTCTACATGAATACAAAATCATGGATAAAGACGATGATAGTGATGCTCGCCGTCCCGTTCTCTTTGGTAGGTTCTTTCTGGTTCCTCTATTTTCTTGATTACAATATGAGCATAGCTGTCTGGGTCGGCATTATAGCGCTTGCGGGCTTGGACGCTGAGACCGGCGTGGTCATGCTCCTGTATCTTGACCTGTCATATGAGCAGTGGAAGAAAGAAGGCAAGATGAATAACATTGCAGACCTTAAGGACTCTATCATGCACGGCGCTGTAAAGAGGATAAGGCCGAAGCTCATGACCGTCTTCGTGATCCTCGCCGGCCTGATACCGATCATGTTCAGCCACGGCGCCGGGTCGGATATAATGAAGAGAATCGCCGCCCCGATGATCGGCGGAGTCGTGACATCAGAGATACTTGAACTGACCATCTATCCTGCTATCTATCTGCTGTGGAAGAGAAGGAAGTTTAAGGTGTAA
- a CDS encoding tRNA (cytidine(34)-2'-O)-methyltransferase, with product MLNIVLYRPEIPPNTGAIARQCVGMDAHLHIIKPISFDMSSGKAKRAGLDYWDDLKLSFHESPEEFLQWLGEKSPWLITKHGTLRYDSPCYKDEDIIIFGNETGGLPEEWLKRWNDRTVHVPIIGKVRSYNLANTVSIVLAEANLKAGIYESGKK from the coding sequence ATGCTGAATATCGTACTTTACAGGCCTGAGATACCTCCAAATACCGGAGCCATAGCAAGGCAGTGTGTCGGAATGGACGCACACCTCCACATCATAAAACCGATCAGTTTTGACATGAGCAGCGGAAAGGCCAAGCGTGCAGGACTCGACTACTGGGATGACCTTAAGCTTTCCTTCCATGAATCCCCTGAAGAATTTCTCCAATGGCTCGGGGAGAAGAGTCCATGGCTCATTACAAAACACGGAACATTGAGATATGACAGCCCATGCTATAAAGATGAGGATATTATCATATTCGGCAACGAGACCGGCGGGCTGCCGGAAGAATGGCTGAAGAGATGGAATGACAGAACTGTTCATGTTCCCATAATCGGCAAAGTGAGAAGCTACAACCTTGCTAATACCGTAAGCATAGTCCTTGCAGAAGCAAACCTCAAGGCAGGTATTTATGAAAGTGGGAAAAAATGA
- a CDS encoding GW dipeptide domain-containing protein — translation MKRFVKLFALLLLVISIAAVNTACNSKKKPAETKQQEQTTPQAGPITTDTRPIISGKVAETMNSGGYTYVKLTKDGKEIWVAITEADIKKGEEMSFYSGDEMRNFTSKTLNRTFDSVIFSPGIVGKAGDPNAAPFMSKGAVVTEKQKVKVEKAAGANSYTIADLYSKSADLNAKSVKVKGVVVKVSPSIMGKNWVHIQDGTGDAAAGTHDLVLTTDSIPLDGETITATGTLAKDKDFGGGYAYKVILENASISK, via the coding sequence ATGAAAAGATTTGTAAAATTATTTGCCTTATTGCTGCTTGTTATTTCAATAGCGGCAGTCAACACAGCGTGCAACAGTAAAAAGAAGCCTGCTGAGACTAAACAGCAGGAGCAGACCACACCTCAGGCAGGCCCTATCACCACTGATACCAGGCCTATCATATCAGGGAAGGTTGCTGAGACAATGAACAGCGGCGGTTATACATATGTGAAGCTGACAAAGGATGGTAAAGAGATATGGGTAGCTATAACAGAGGCTGATATTAAGAAAGGCGAAGAGATGTCTTTTTATTCCGGAGATGAGATGCGCAACTTCACCAGCAAAACACTTAACCGCACATTTGACAGTGTTATTTTTTCCCCAGGAATTGTTGGCAAGGCGGGTGACCCTAATGCCGCTCCATTTATGAGCAAGGGCGCTGTTGTTACTGAAAAGCAGAAGGTCAAGGTTGAAAAGGCTGCAGGCGCTAATTCTTATACTATTGCTGATCTCTATAGTAAGAGTGCTGACCTTAACGCCAAGTCTGTCAAGGTGAAAGGTGTAGTAGTTAAAGTTTCCCCAAGCATTATGGGAAAGAACTGGGTGCATATTCAGGATGGTACCGGAGATGCAGCAGCAGGGACACATGATCTTGTTTTGACGACAGATTCTATTCCTTTGGATGGCGAAACGATCACTGCCACAGGGACATTAGCTAAAGACAAGGACTTTGGCGGAGGGTATGCTTATAAAGTCATTCTTGAGAATGCTTCGATATCAAAGTAA
- a CDS encoding DUF1460 domain-containing protein, whose protein sequence is MKRNLKLGRWSEDELNDLIYSSSKIKEAGSRIDHLSGRFIDSSYSASTLIGSHELPEELVVSLDGVDCFTFIDYIEAMRLSRSFSDFIENLKKVRYREGQVSFKSRNHFFTDWIGNNSLFVKDITKEIGSRTVERTIKHLNKRDDGTFIIKGIDPVWRDISSLPSGNIDDVILDKLKTGDYVGIYSKASGLDVSHVGILIKTGKDIFLRHASSIKGKVIDEDFKEYVSNKAGIIVLRPIG, encoded by the coding sequence ATGAAAAGAAATCTTAAGTTAGGCCGATGGTCAGAGGATGAACTGAATGATCTGATCTACAGTTCATCTAAGATCAAAGAGGCAGGGAGCCGTATAGATCATCTCTCCGGAAGGTTTATTGATTCTTCTTATTCCGCTTCAACTCTTATAGGCAGCCATGAGTTACCGGAAGAATTAGTTGTCAGTCTTGACGGTGTAGACTGCTTCACATTCATTGATTATATAGAGGCGATGAGATTATCAAGGTCATTCAGTGATTTCATTGAAAATCTAAAGAAGGTCAGATACAGGGAAGGGCAGGTCTCTTTCAAAAGCAGGAATCATTTCTTTACCGACTGGATAGGAAATAACAGTCTCTTTGTGAAAGACATTACAAAGGAGATAGGCAGCCGGACTGTTGAGAGAACTATTAAGCACCTGAATAAAAGAGATGACGGCACTTTTATTATTAAAGGTATTGATCCAGTATGGAGAGACATATCATCCCTTCCTTCCGGGAATATTGACGATGTGATCCTTGATAAATTGAAGACAGGTGATTATGTCGGTATTTATTCGAAGGCCTCGGGGCTGGATGTTTCACATGTCGGAATTCTCATAAAGACAGGGAAGGACATTTTTCTTAGGCATGCTTCTTCGATCAAGGGAAAAGTGATTGACGAGGATTTCAAAGAGTATGTTTCTAACAAAGCGGGAATTATTGTGCTGAGGCCGATAGGGTGA